A genomic segment from Fibrobacter sp. UWR4 encodes:
- the hisC gene encoding histidinol-phosphate transaminase has protein sequence MIEPRPELSKLSDYVPGKSMDEIRAKYGLTDVVKLASNENPLGPSPKAKEAYLKIVDTLHLYPRGDAPTLINALAEFYGVKTSQLVLGNGSDEIIDMVGKAFIRQGDNCVGITPTFSVYKFTTLSNGADFIGVGVGDQKTDLNNLAAAINDKTRVAFICSPNNPTGVYYTGAELEEFLSKVPSNVMVFLDEAYAEFATAEDYPRMFEMIAKYPNLLINRTFSKIYGLAGIRLGYAISSEQIIKAMWKIKPPFDINLAAQAAAIAALSDKGHVESTRQLNADGIKVLKPFFEGLGFKVLPTQGNFICVHIGPKAKEMVQFLEENGMIIRGLTSFGLPEHVRITLGKPEENKFLMELVSKWVK, from the coding sequence ATGATCGAACCACGTCCGGAATTATCCAAGCTTTCTGACTACGTCCCTGGCAAGTCCATGGACGAAATTCGTGCGAAATACGGCCTTACCGATGTAGTGAAGTTGGCCTCCAACGAAAATCCCCTCGGTCCCTCCCCCAAGGCCAAGGAAGCCTACCTGAAGATTGTGGACACATTGCACCTCTACCCCCGCGGCGATGCTCCCACCCTGATTAACGCGTTGGCAGAATTCTACGGCGTTAAGACCAGCCAGCTGGTGCTGGGCAACGGTTCAGACGAAATCATCGACATGGTGGGTAAGGCATTCATCCGCCAGGGCGACAACTGCGTGGGCATTACCCCCACCTTCAGCGTCTACAAGTTCACCACCCTCTCCAACGGTGCCGATTTCATTGGCGTTGGGGTCGGTGACCAAAAGACCGACTTGAATAATTTGGCCGCCGCCATCAACGACAAGACCCGCGTAGCCTTTATCTGCAGTCCCAACAACCCCACGGGCGTTTACTACACCGGTGCAGAACTTGAAGAATTTTTGAGCAAGGTTCCTTCCAACGTGATGGTGTTCCTGGACGAAGCCTACGCAGAATTTGCAACTGCGGAAGACTATCCCCGCATGTTCGAGATGATTGCGAAATACCCCAATTTGCTCATCAACCGTACCTTCAGCAAGATCTACGGTCTGGCAGGCATCCGTCTGGGTTACGCCATTTCCAGCGAGCAGATCATCAAGGCCATGTGGAAGATCAAGCCGCCTTTCGACATCAACCTGGCAGCACAGGCCGCAGCTATCGCCGCCCTCTCCGACAAGGGCCACGTAGAAAGTACCCGCCAGCTGAATGCCGACGGAATCAAGGTGCTGAAGCCCTTCTTTGAAGGTCTGGGTTTCAAGGTTCTCCCCACCCAGGGAAACTTCATCTGCGTACATATCGGTCCGAAAGCCAAGGAAATGGTCCAGTTCCTGGAAGAAAACGGTATGATCATCCGCGGTCTTACCAGCTTCGGTCTCCCCGAACATGTCCGTATCACCTTGGGTAAGCCTGAAGAAAATAAGTTCTTGATGGAACTGGTCAGCAAGTGGGTAAAGTAG
- a CDS encoding inositol monophosphatase family protein, with product MATSENIDLLNIALKAADLAQGNILKYFQNDVGVEWKADKTPVTIADKKTEELCREFWAKETPGFGVIGEEFGIESPDAEYQWVIDPIDGTKAFIHGVPLFGTLIALYRRGEAIASLIRIPAMNTAVWAVKDGGAFLDGRPVKCSKVETLSESLVLSGTVNTMETAGYGEAYAAVRRAARLHRGWGDCYGYYLVAAGRAELMLDPIVSLWDIAPYPLLFSEAGGKFSTIDGKTELFDANGKPVSSIYEGYTSCASNGLIHNEVLSKF from the coding sequence ATGGCTACATCCGAAAACATTGATTTATTGAATATCGCCTTAAAGGCAGCTGATCTTGCCCAGGGCAACATCCTGAAGTATTTCCAGAACGACGTCGGAGTGGAATGGAAGGCTGACAAGACCCCCGTGACCATCGCTGACAAGAAGACCGAAGAACTTTGCCGCGAATTCTGGGCAAAGGAAACTCCCGGCTTTGGCGTCATTGGCGAAGAGTTCGGAATCGAAAGTCCCGACGCAGAATACCAGTGGGTCATCGACCCCATTGACGGCACCAAGGCTTTCATTCACGGAGTCCCGCTGTTTGGCACTTTGATTGCACTGTACCGCCGTGGCGAAGCCATCGCAAGCCTTATCCGCATTCCTGCCATGAACACCGCCGTATGGGCCGTGAAGGATGGTGGCGCATTCCTGGACGGACGCCCGGTGAAATGTTCCAAGGTGGAAACGCTCTCTGAATCCCTCGTCCTGAGTGGAACGGTCAACACGATGGAAACCGCGGGCTATGGCGAGGCCTACGCCGCCGTACGTCGCGCCGCACGCCTCCACCGCGGTTGGGGCGACTGCTACGGATATTACCTGGTGGCCGCGGGACGCGCCGAACTGATGTTAGACCCCATTGTTTCCCTCTGGGATATCGCACCGTACCCGCTGCTCTTCTCCGAAGCGGGAGGCAAGTTCAGCACCATCGACGGCAAGACGGAACTGTTTGACGCCAACGGCAAGCCGGTTTCTTCCATCTACGAAGGCTATACCAGCTGCGCCTCCAACGGGCTCATCCACAACGAAGTGCTGAGCAAGTTCTAA